Within the Pagrus major chromosome 4, Pma_NU_1.0 genome, the region CACCCACTTCACACGCCCCGCGACTCTCGCCACAAGTGCCTCTCTGCGCCCCACCTTTGCAGGAGTGACGCTCTCTTCAGGCTCCAAAATGGGGCTGCAGAGTTTTAATCCCTCCAGCCCGTCAACCCACCCACCCTTACTTCCATCTGTCAGGAGCGCTGCTGGAGGAAAAAGGGGGGGAGGGTTTGTGGGGGGGCAGGGGGCGCATCCCTTGTTCCATCCCGACGAATTTTCTAATTTCCTTTGCCTCCATGCTTTGTCCCAAATTCACGCCCCTAACCTATCCACCATACAGCCGCTCTTGTTcctgcccccctccctcccttcctcccacctcttttctctgttgttttggcCAAAGGAGTATAAGTAAAACTGGAGGCTCCTTCTGGCTTGCAGCAATACAAACTGACAGTGTTTTAACAGCATCTGAACCTGCTGTCATCATACATGAAGACACTGATTCTTCCATATTTTCTTGATGCGTTTCAGTCTCTTTAAATCTGTTCCACCTTGAGGCACGTACAGTTTGCTGTAGGTCATATTCTGCTGGCATAAAtcaattttaagattttttttcccccttttgtttcCCTTTAATTAATCAAGACAATGAGCGCCATATGCTGAAATCCCATCTCCTCTTCTGACAAAAATTAGCCATACAAGAGGTTGCCTAAACAGCCTTCCAGCACGGTAGTCTAAAGGGAAAAGGGCTGTAACTAACTAGATGAACCATcgctcagtgtttttgttttttatttcacaaattaTCGACtaacaaaatcacattttatgaacAAGACAGCACCCAAAAAAGACGCACGTCTTAACCGTTTACTTAGTTTGAAAGGACCATCAAGATGTAACCATACAACATATTAATTAGTGACACATTACATGGACATCACAGTTTTAATGGGCAGTGACTCAAGCAATCAATTCTAATTACACATCTTCATGCACAAAACCAGGTAGTAAGCTTTAGGGATAGCACTCTCCTGTCAGATTAACTCCAGGAAATGGATTCAGCAACTTACTACAGCTCCATCTGCTGTTTATACCAGTCTGAGTAAACCGAAGGCGTATGGTGTGTCAGTAATGTTGCAGTCTTTTTTGGCAAGCAGCTTGAATCAAAGATAATTCACGTACCATTTGTTCATTCTAAACTGTCTgttcaattaaaaacacatctaacCAACGACAGTGTTTTGCATTCTACTCACATCACCCAAGATCTGTACGTCTACCTGGACAGACTTTGATAAAGGTTAACATACTGTGTCCACACTTTAAAGACAATTACCTCTTCCCTGAAATGTAGGAAAAccttcaacaaacacacaccacattcACGCATACACGCTAAAACACAGAGCCTGTGCAGGAACACGGAGCCCCATTGTTGGCACTCATTCACTTCGAGATGCAAATGGGTGGATTTGAAATTCAGCCTCTGTGTGTTATGCTTGGCTACTTTAATGTTGTATCTATGCTGGGGATTATTCTCTCTACAGCGGAAAAAACCTGTGCTTGAATGGCAGTGCCCTCAAAGTAGCTCCTACTGCTTTCAATGGCCTCCAAACGAGATTAGACCCGTGGCTGCCCTCGGTCCCAATCCTCTGCATTCAGATGGAGCGTAACCAGCCTGTGTGACAGTCTTTCTGTTTTGACACTGAGTGGGTGCAGTCACTGCATATAGGGCGTTTTGGAATTGAGAGGTCAGGATGGGAAGAAAGAAAATCCCTAATGCTAACTTTGGTGTTGTGAAATGATATCAAGGAAAATATCCTGCACTCTTTATGAGTGTTCTCCGTCCTCAATCTAACAtgtaattatataaaaaaaaactttgttgtttCATTGAAAATATGCTAAATTGTTGAGCAGTTTTGAACAGTTCTGTGTTTTAGGATATTTGGCACCCTTTAAATAATATTCttcaaaaataaactaatattaTTAACTTAAGGACAGATTCGAGGTGTAATCACATATATCTAAAAAaggctgatttatttttttgtgggaATCAGTTTGTACCTTTCTTTTTACAAATGTGTCTGTTTGGATGTTGAAAATATTCTCTACCCAGATTATTACATCCCTGATGATCTCTAGCCAATAATTACTTATTCCTAatgtaataaacatttcagtGATTTAAGTGACTATTACTTTCATATACCGAAAAGGAATGCATTCACAGtgtatataaataaagacattaatAATGAGATGACATGCTGCCAGTTAGTAAGGACATTACTAAACAAcagcataataaaaaaaagagctgtGCTGTGCTCAAATCTTTTTCAAATCTCAAACTTTTTAATAAAACCGTCAATCTGATGTCACCTCTAATATCTGACAAACTCATTCAATCTGTGTTTGCTGGCTACTATAAAAAGTATGAGTCTGTATTTGGGCTGCCGGACATTATCACACAGCTGGCTGTGAAACAGTGAGCATTTGTCCAGCAGGTCTGGCCCCCTCAGACCGGGAGGCCCTTTCCTTTGGCACGAGGCACAACTGAGGCGGCACCGTCAGCTGCAGAGGTTTTGGACTTCTTGTGCTATTTCACACTTGCATATGAGGCCCATTTATTTGACATCGCTGTCGCTGCTTATTCTCTGGTCATCAGCGTTGAGGTTGCGCTATTCACAGTAGTTTAATTCACATCACTGCTGAATCACGGAATTATATTAAATAGagtgtatatttaaaaaagtcCTTCTCtactttagtttttttctcttgtcttcttcccgCCCACTCACTCTCTCCAGTGATATGGctcgttttgttttcttattctaAAGCTGCACTGGTGTTAGAGCCAGCTGCCGGTTTGCGAGGGACAGTCCTACTTTTACTGGAAGTAGATGGTCTCTGGTTGCCAGCTTTCCTAATGTCAGAGGCTGGTTTCTGTCCTGTGCTGACATCCTTCTTGTCCCAAGGCCTGCGTTGCTTTGCAGTCGGCTGTGTGGAGGGTTTCAGACCAGCATGAGCCTGCAGGGATAAGATTCATATTATTCATCTTACATAACAGAATTAACTATCGCATTCATTTAAAACAGCTGCATGGCTACACCTTTATTTCCATCTTCTGTAATAGGTAAATCTGGCACCATCTAGTGGTGACTGAATATGAAAGGCAGTGTgagtgaaaatatgaaaatacaaagGCGGTCTaataagaaaatgtgtgtttagaATTCAAAATGTGCAGCAGTAGATATCTGTAGTTTGTCTGGTCAACAattgtaaaattaaaaactagGATGAATCAAGTGCTGctggaaatgtaattaaatcctgtaaataaaagtattaattaGGGTTGAACTGAAAAGGTTACGTTTTAGGACATTCAATAAATCTGTGTGGTGGGAGGTTGAGGCATTCCCGGggttttaaagtcatttttgcGCTTGTCCTGCTGGAGACTGCCTCTCTCTTTAGTCTTTATTCCAAGATACAAGGATAACCCAAAGAAGAAAGATGAGAGATCAATACCTGGATCCCATGACCATACATAATAGATAAGGGTTGACCTTTAGAGAGGTAGTTTACTTTAAAGGAAAactctcttttgttttgctttgttttgaagCTTCTTCTAGATCAACGTGAGATACACAATCATGATAACCACATggatattaaaaatacaacaaaatctACACACTAGATAACAAACCTATGAACATGTATTACCTccacatgtgacattttgggTTCAAGCCCTTCTTCACAAGCGGAGATAATAAATGTTCATGAGAGCATTATCTAGTGTGCGGactctgtttttgtatttttgacttttgCTTCAGTCCAGCATCtagtgtttgtctttttttgtcttatcAAGTGGATATTGACATGACAGATCAGAAAATGTTCAATTCTGTACAGTAGCATGTGCAACATATTTGTGCGTTTATAACTACATGTGGAGCTTTATTGAGTTTCTGAGTTTGAAGTACCCCAAAGTACCCTTTTCAAAGTCTAATAGAAGCCTGGGTAATaaccaacatgtttttatgcTGAAGATGATATGGTTATTATGGTTTATTCAGCACCACCAATCGTCCTTACCTAAGTGAGTTGTTtcctaaaaaaatattataaccATGATGAATAATGGCTAAAAACTTAGAGTTATCTACTTAATGAGATAGCCtcagtaaaaaaacaagataattaCCACATGAGGTAAATGATGTGTAAGCAAATGCAACAGTGCTCAAATAGATGAGTAGAAGTTTGACATCTTTTAAATTATTTGGGAGCCATATAGATTTATAGACTTGAATAAAAATTCAACACATAGCCGGATGAGGTCAGCTCGTTTTAGATCTGTGGTAAAACAGTACCTGCTTGGTAGATGTGGCTGGCGTGGAGAAGTTGCTGTCTTTTTTAGGAATGAGCTTCGCCTGGCTGCTGCAGTTGCTGGCGGTTACTGTTGAAGCTGCCCCAGGGACCGGGGGTGGCTCCAGTGTGTCATCAGAGGAGGTGAGGGACAAGTCCTCCAGAGTCTCTCCTCCTATTGTGGATGATTTTAAATAACAACATCGAGTAAGCTCTTGTGGCTTTGGTTcatctcactctctccttcaATCCCTCCTCATACTCTCTGTTTCTCAGTTGATTATCACTTGCACAGTGTTgtcaattaatttaaattaagaTAAGTCTTCATTGTTGTCTTACTCTTTTCCTGTTCCAGGTGGTGACGCATCATCTCCAGCACATTGGACGGTATAGCAGGAACATTAGTAGCGCCCTGTTGGACAAAGCACCTCATAAGAGCTCCTTATGTGAATCATTTGGTAAAGTGTATGAATACAGCTGGAACAATCAGTGACTCACTGTGATCCAGGGGTTCTCTAGGAGTTGATTAGGAGACATGCGGTAGGCGGGGTCCACCTTCAGAAGGCAAGTCAATACATTTTTTGCTGTTGAGAAAGACTCAAGCCAGTTGGTGAGTTTGTTAGGAACAAAACTGTGTGAATGCATCCTGTACTGTTTCTCAATGAGAAAATATTCACTCCATTTTTTGCAGGattacatgtattatttatttataataagaCATCACCTGCATCACTGATTGTGGCCCAGATGCTCCGAGTAAATTTGACTTCTTTGTTCACAATCTCCTCAAGTAGGTTTTCCTTCGTTTTGGACACAAACGGGGACTCCCCACACAGCCTGTGAGGACACACAGCTCAGACACATGTGGTCACAGTGCGTATGAGTGcatatgtaaatataatatcTGTGTGTTTACTTACAACATGTACATAACAACTCCTATGCTCCACACATCGCACCACTGGCTGTAACCACCACCGCTCATCATTTCAGGTGCTGAaattcacacacaaatgtgagTCTTTCTTCATATGAAATCTGGGGCTTAAAAACACTAATTAAAACCACTTTTTGACCACTAGTGGTGCTACTGAGCAATGTTTTATCATTGTATCAGCGCACAAATGCACAGCAGCACAGTAGCCATGTGATACAGAGGGTGGTACATACATATCCACAGCTGGTGGCAgtcagtgttgggggtaacttgttacaaagtaatccGTTAGAGTTCTCAGATTACTTTTTGCATTTGCACTGTTCCTGTTTCTGCGTGGCAGTGGAAGGTaaacctacagttgtgtcagtgtgcatgtgtagcTAGCTAAGTCAATGTGgcgagatggcagagaggacagcattAACTTCATAGAAATATTCCCATTATTCTGAAATTTTGGGCAAAAAggaaaagaacaacacagtgaaatgcAAGTTTAAGCCCATGCACTTTCATCTAGTTGTGCTTTTATCGTTTCTATGTAAGAACTCATAGTTTATGGGTTCATTAGTagcatttttaaacataatttacaaGGCTATAAGAGCCTGtcttgtattgtttttattgaaacagctgtgcctgATACTGTATGCTTCTGCCCAATTCACTGTCAGATTGTtagcaaaataaagagctgtaaatgttatatttcgTCTGTCATTCCTATTATTAGGCTGCAGAGTTACCGATTGTGGCCCATAAAGATGGCTACAAAATGGCAGtagagtcaatacattcaaaggtacATGGCTACACAAACCgtcagaagtaaaaagctaacattaggctaCACACGTCCACATCGCATTTGCATGACTTCAACATCAgagcctgtaaagacggacagTAGATGAGTGAGTAGATGGTTCTCCGTGTTCGGTgtaatgatgtttaatgtcccaaacagcctctgtagtctcattaaggcacttgttagcaaccacctttTTTAAGAcaagtaaacattttttaaattcacgtGTGGGATATATACTGACGTACTTTATGTctgagaacaaaatgtgaaaatatcttaagcttgtgttaaccacagacctttttTTCATACACCAGTCACAAAGCCAAATTCTTAAATACTTTGAACCTGCAGTGTTTCTACCAATGTTAACATTGGCTGCCTAGCTTTTCCTGCATGTTGCTACATGTTTTGGCAGTTACCCCGAACCAAACTGTCtgtcagtggaacaacatgaaaCCAAGGGACGTCTTGTACTACGCATTGTTATGACTTCACTCTGCACTTGGCAGTAATGTGTGCATGCTAGTAGAGCATaagatacaaacaaaacagggaccGGCTCATAAAATTGCTTCATAGCACCACTATTGATCTAAGACTCCATTCATATTAATGAGTATAGATGTGAAATACACAGTCCACATGCTAAAATTGAAATACACTCATTgcttaaaaactaaaaactactATGTGTAAAATTTAAACAGTTCTAACTTGAGCAACCCCCAGTGGTTGAACCAAAACGATACTGTGACAATTGcctttttcacacagagactccgcattgTCGGCGCAGCGAAGGCTCGCCAgttctccgcctttgtttgtttgttcacactgaaccatgcagctccggcgtaaagccacaccagtgtgtcatttcatacagcacgccGCTGCTgcagatccaaaagaggcgtgacggtacagATCATGACGTtgacatgtgtgttttttttccaacatgtttCCCCCGGTAtccacctgtaaatctaaacatgtacctgctgactgtttataatcatatggatgctgttataatgtgttataacatcctgacccaccatgcatcctggaaagcAAAGAACTTTCTGGAAagcaaaactgtcccccctctccgcatctgaaactttcacataGACGACAATGCGGAGAATAGGCGCACGATTCCCGCACTGAAAgtgcagtgtgaatggggctaatGGAGAGGCATGCTGCTACACCACTCATTCAAACTCAGACCTCTATCCCTGTGGTCATCTGTGTGGGAGATACAAGTGTCATACCCATATAGATAAGAGTCCCGCAGGCCTCTGTCATCATGTTCCCAATGCCTACACCGCCTGTCTGCACCGATAATCCAAAGTCTGTTACCTAGGTAGAGAATAGCACTTAAGAAAAGGGTGatacaaataaacatgatttagaaaaaataattaattcattgTTAAAGGTGCTTTTGTCAGGAAAACAAGGCCACAGCGTGAGCACAAACAATGAACCTCTTATTCTGATTTACATGAATAGCAACATAGCTATTGAGGCTGTCACATTATTACAAAAGTGAAAAATTAATTAACTAAAAATGAAAGCATTTTCCGCAGTTACATGACAACACTTTCTaccaacatgtacagtatgtgggtATTTGTATATGTGGGtgtcagacaaaagaaaaagagagacagggacATTCATGCAGTGGTCTAGACTTGTTTCAGCTCACACACCAGGTATCTGCCTTAGCTGGCGCATTGTCAATGCACGCAACATGCTGTGCTCAGCTGGTAAATTGTTTAAAGATACAGTTGAGTCTCTCTTTGTAAAGGTGTACTTTAAAGGAAGACCAGAGGGAGTCTGTCGTAATGAGGTAACGTTTAAAGCCTTTACTAAATATAGAGGAGATAGCAGGCAAGGAGAAAGTGCCCATCAGAAGCTTGTACCCAGTCTGACAGAGAATGGATAAGAAGCAGTGATGGAACATTTCACGGTTTGTCTCACCATCTTACCTTGATATTAATCTTGCCATTATCATCCTCATCGAGAGAATCTTTCACAAGAATGTTCTCAAGTTTCAAGTCCCGGTGCACAATGTCTGCAAGATacgaggaaaaaaacagttgaattgacaattatatatatatacaattatATTTACAGAAATAGTTGTTGTAATCAGTATTAGTATCAATGTTAACATTTGATCAAATGTCTAAAAAGGGGGTTGCTCATATTGATGAAACCACTGAATTATCACACCGTTTTGGTTTAATGGTCTGAGATTTTGATTCACACACAACAATCTCATCCACACGTGAGAAA harbors:
- the LOC140995000 gene encoding serine/threonine-protein kinase 33-like, with protein sequence MLGQEINILRQVNHAHIIHLQEVYDTPKMTYLVTELCVGGELKQLLQQKKFFTEDETRHIISSLADAVVYLHKRDIVHRDLKLENILVKDSLDEDDNGKINIKVTDFGLSVQTGGVGIGNMMTEACGTLIYMAPEMMSGGGYSQWCDVWSIGVVMYMLLCGESPFVSKTKENLLEEIVNKEVKFTRSIWATISDAAKNVLTCLLKVDPAYRMSPNQLLENPWITGATNVPAIPSNVLEMMRHHLEQEKRGETLEDLSLTSSDDTLEPPPVPGAASTVTASNCSSQAKLIPKKDSNFSTPATSTKQAHAGLKPSTQPTAKQRRPWDKKDVSTGQKPASDIRKAGNQRPSTSSKSRTVPRKPAAGSNTSAALE